A DNA window from Impatiens glandulifera chromosome 7, dImpGla2.1, whole genome shotgun sequence contains the following coding sequences:
- the LOC124909535 gene encoding cytochrome b561 and DOMON domain-containing protein At5g47530-like codes for MEDTKPKSTPIRFLSSLLMISLLISSSSAQNCQSTTFSGNRIYSTCTALPVLNSFLHWNYHQSNRTVDLAYRHTGVSSTNWVAWALNINGVGMAGAQALVAFQGTGGNMQAYTSSVIDTRISTLSPGNLSFGVPSISAEFVSSEIIIYATLQLPGDGTSFNQVWQIGPLSGNNPAAHNLAGANVASTGTVNFADGSVTGDGGAASTRQKNKNIHGVLNAISWGVLMPFGAIVARYLKVFKSADPAWFYIHVACQSSAYIIGVAGLGTGLKLGEESGLDNTTHRNIGITLFCLGTLQVFALMLRPNKDNKYRMYWNFYHWGVGYAVIILTIVNIFKGFELLNPAKGWKHAYIGIIISYGAIAVLLECYTWYFVIKRKRQTPPSGDKYPYAGNGQAV; via the exons atggAGGATACTAAACCCAAATCCACACCAATTCGGTTCTTATCTTCTCTTTTGATGATATCTCTCCTGATCTCTTCATCCTCTGCTCAGAATTGTCAATCCACAACATTTTCCGGCAACAGGATTTACTCCACCTGCACAGCTCTCCCCGTTTTAAACTCTTTCCTTCACTGGAATTACCATCAATCCAATCGGACTGTTGATCTTGCTTACCGGCACACCGGCGTCTCTTCCACTAACTGGGTCGCATGGGCGCTCAATATCAATGGAGTTGGCATGGCCGGCGCTCAAGCGCTCGTCGCCTTTCAGGGCACCGGAGGAAACATGCAGGCCTACACCTCCTCTGTTATCGACACTCGTATTTCAACCCTCTCGCCGGGAAATTTGAGCTTCGGTGTCCCATCCATCTCTGCTGAATTTGTTAGCAGTGAGATTATTATTTATGCAACTCTTCAACTTCCCGGCGACGGTACTAGTTTCAATCAGGTCTGGCAAATCGGACCTCTTTCCGGTAACAATCCGGCAGCGCACAACTTGGCCGGAGCTAACGTGGCGTCAACAGGGACAGTAAATTTTGCCGACGGCTCTGTGACGGGTGATGGAGGCGCCGCTAGTACTAGAcagaaaaacaaaaat atTCACGGAGTATTGAATGCAATCAGTTGGGGAGTGTTGATGCCGTTTGGGGCGATAGTGGCTAGATATTTAAAGGTGTTCAAGTCGGCTGATCCGGCATGGTTCTATATCCATGTCGCGTGTCAATCATCAGCCTACATCATCGGAGTAGCCGGATTGGGTACTGGATTGAAACTCGGGGAGGAGTCTGGATTAGACAATACCACACATAGAAACATCGGGATCACACTCTTTTGTCTCGGAACTCTTCAG gtGTTTGCACTTATGTTGAGGCCAAACAAAGACAACAAGTATAGAATGTATTGGAACTTTTACCATTGGGGTGTGGGATACGCTGTGATCATTCTCACCATAGTGAACATCTTCAAGGGATTTGAGCTTTTGAACCCGGCCAAGGGTTGGAAACATGCTTACATTGGAATCATCATATCCTACGGCGCCATCGCTGTCTTGTTGGAGTGTTACACTTGGTACTTTGTTATCAAGAGAAAGAGACAGACTCCTCCTTCCGGCGACAAATACCCTTACGCCGGAAACGGACAGGCTGTCTAG